The Desulfosporosinus acidiphilus SJ4 genome has a window encoding:
- a CDS encoding TlpA family protein disulfide reductase produces MFKPSRLGCLIAAVAAVVVIGSYFGLVGPWNPNKAAEIPIKPDYTLIPVYTLDGRSVYLNAAITPLEFFSVNCPHCQEDLPQIQTMVSDLNRKKPFIYVSTFLNTSDLPEAIKETKAFISKYKIDGTVVIQAGAPKAYVKTVPSLVTLKSGSSSVPEITEGMLTKEELQSALAVAPAVTSEQEKGTAHEPVKH; encoded by the coding sequence ATGTTTAAACCTTCAAGACTAGGATGTCTCATTGCGGCCGTGGCTGCAGTTGTTGTCATAGGTAGTTATTTTGGCCTTGTGGGTCCTTGGAATCCCAACAAGGCCGCAGAAATCCCCATCAAACCCGACTATACTCTGATTCCAGTCTACACCTTGGACGGGCGCAGTGTTTACCTCAATGCGGCCATAACACCTCTGGAGTTTTTTTCCGTGAATTGTCCCCATTGCCAAGAAGATTTACCGCAGATTCAAACGATGGTCAGCGATCTAAATCGTAAAAAACCGTTCATTTATGTTTCCACCTTCCTTAACACGTCGGATCTTCCGGAGGCCATCAAGGAAACGAAAGCCTTTATTTCAAAGTACAAAATTGACGGAACCGTCGTTATTCAGGCCGGCGCACCAAAGGCTTATGTTAAAACAGTTCCCTCTCTGGTTACCCTGAAATCCGGTTCATCATCTGTCCCGGAAATCACAGAAGGCATGCTCACTAAAGAAGAATTGCAGTCTGCCTTGGCCGTGGCACCGGCAGTTACTTCAGAACAGGAAAAGGGGACAGCCCATGAACCTGTCAAACACTAA
- a CDS encoding metal-dependent hydrolase → MMGSTHAAAGMLAAEIVLSVSHAPPIYWPIGIAFGAASAILPDIDHPSSFLNQRLPLGSSAGMALDHRHFTHSIAAAWLFSLYLHWLWPMVPSILLTCAVAGYLSHPVLMDILNPEGAQLLWPLPWMISLARILPYPLTFSTEDWMERVVLKNGLWILVIITVVQPKLI, encoded by the coding sequence ATGATGGGTTCCACTCATGCCGCTGCCGGTATGCTCGCAGCTGAGATTGTTTTAAGCGTCTCCCATGCCCCGCCCATCTATTGGCCGATCGGTATCGCGTTCGGGGCTGCTTCAGCGATTCTGCCGGATATTGATCATCCCAGTTCGTTTTTGAATCAACGTCTGCCCTTGGGGAGCAGTGCAGGCATGGCGCTTGATCATCGCCACTTTACGCATTCTATCGCAGCAGCCTGGCTCTTTAGCCTGTATCTGCACTGGCTTTGGCCTATGGTGCCCAGTATTTTATTGACCTGCGCTGTTGCCGGTTATCTAAGTCATCCAGTCTTGATGGATATTCTTAATCCAGAAGGGGCTCAGCTTCTCTGGCCACTCCCCTGGATGATCAGCCTGGCCCGAATTCTTCCCTATCCCTTAACGTTTTCCACGGAAGATTGGATGGAACGTGTGGTTTTAAAAAATGGGCTTTGGATCTTAGTCATTATCACGGTGGTGCAGCCCAAACTTATCTGA